The region CGTCTGGAAGATCTCCGCCATCGCCCCCAGCGCGGGGAAGAAGACGATGTACACCTCAGGGTGTCCAAAGAACCAGAAGAGGTGCGTCCAGAGCACCGAGCCGCCAGCGGTCGTCGCCGCGAAGTAGGTCGTCCCGAGCAGGCGGTCCGACAGCAGAATCATCAGTGCCGCCAGCAGCGCTGCGAACGCGAACAGCATCATCCACACCGTCAGCAGGATGGACCAGGTGAACAGCGGGAGGCTGCGCATCGTGAGCCCAGGCGCCCGCATCCGGTGTATCGTCGTGATGAAGTTGACACCACCGACGGTGACCGAGACGGTGAACATCAGCAGTGCGAGCACCGTCGTCGTCGCGCCGATACTGGGCATGAACGCCGGGATGTTCAGCGGCGCGTACATCGTCCAGCCGCCCGCGAACGAGGCCCCCTGGAAGAACGAGGTGAACACCAGCAGCCCCGAAGTCAGGTAGAGCCAGTAGCTGAGTGCGTTCAGCCGCGGGAACGCGAGGTCCTCAGCACCGATCTGGAGCGGGACGATGTAGTTCGCGAAGCCGAACGCGAGCGGTGAGAGGAACCAGAACACCATGAGGAGCCCGTGCAGGGAGACGGCCTGGTTGTAGGCCATCGCCGACAGGGGACCGGTCCCCGGCGCGCGCGGCACCAGCATCTGGGCCCGAATCAGCAGCGCCAGCACCCCACCGAAGAGGACGAAGAACATCGCCGTCACGGTGTAGAGGATGCCGACGTCCTTGTGGTTGGTCGTGACAAGCCATCGCTTCACCGAGCTCTTGGGGGGGAGGTGAGCGTCGTCGCCGTGACTCTCTCCTGGGAGCGCGCTCGCGGTACCACCGTCGGTTTGTAGGTCGTCGTCACTCATCTATTATGCACCTCCAGCCGCGACTGCGGAGCTGTTCTGGGTCGAGGTCTGGTTCTGCTGGCTCCCGTACCAGTCTTCGTACTCGTCCTGTTCCATCACGACCACCGTCGCCTCCATGTAGGAGTGACCCTGCCCACACAGCTCGTAACAGTTTGCCGTGTAGTTCCATGTCTGGGACGCTTCGAACCACGTATCCGTGGTGTAACCTGGCAGGGCGTCGGTCTTCACCTTCAGCCCCGGGATGCCGAAGTTGTGGGACACGTCGCGAGACGTGACCTCTATGTTGACCCTCGTGTCGACTGGGACGCGCAGCGTGCCCGTCGTCTCCACCCCCGTTGAGTTGCCAGCATTATTCAGGTAGGTGAAGTCCCAGCCGAACTGGTAGCCTTCGATGTGGACGTCGACGCCCGCGTCAGGCTGTTCGGGTGCAGCTTCAACGTAAAGGAGCGTGCCGTACGTCCACGCGATGAGCGAAATGACGATGATGGCACTCAGGGTAAGCGAGGTGAAGAGCTTCTTGCCCTTCCCCCCGCCAGTGGGGATCTCGCCCAGCTTCGGACGGTCCTCATCCTTGTCCTCGCCGCCCTGATAGCGGTATTTGTACCCGTTGTACAGCATGTAGCCGATAACGACGGCTCCTACCAAGGTTCCCAACCCGAGGAACGCCCAGTAGATCTCCTGGAACACTTGCACCCGGGTCCCCGTCGGGACGATCCCGCTCTGGAGGATGGATGCGGCTATGGCATCAAGTATCATCGGCGGTCTTGATAGTTGAACTCACCACGCTCGCACCTTAGTGGTTTCGAACGCCCCCGCACGCGCGCGTACCCACATCCACACCTAATCGAGAGACAGGAATAAGTTACCCCACACGAAAGTATCTGTATGCTCCACGCAGAAGGCCCCCTCCTCACGGTCGACGTCAGCGACCGGTCGGCGGAGCGGACCACCATCGACGATATCCTCGAGGACACCATCGGCGGCCGTGCGACCGCGACAGCGCTCGCCCACGACCGCATCCCGTTCGACGCCGACCCGTTCGGCCCGGAGAACCGTGCGTACCTCTCGACAGGGCCGCTCCAGATGAGTCGGATGTCGTTCACCGGCCGGATGAACATGACCGGGCTCTCGCCGCTGACCGACGGCCTGGTCTCGACAAACGCCGGCGGCTATCTCTCGCGGAACTTCTCGGGTGCGGGGCTGTCGGTGTTCGAAGTCGTGGGCGAAAGCAATGAGCTGCTCGCTATCCACGTCACTGACAGCGACGACGGCCCAGAGGTGCGCTTCGAGGAAGTGCCGGAGCTCGAAGGCGCCCGTACCAGCGCCGTCTCGGAGTATATGGACGAACACCACGGACTCGGGCCGGAGAACTGCATCACCATCGGCCCCGCGGGCGAGAACCTCATACGCTACGCGTCGGTGATGACGTTCGACTCGCGCGCGTTCGGTCGCGGCGGCCTCGGCGCAGTGCTGGGCTCGAAGAACGTGAAATGTGTCACCTTTGAGGGTGAGTCTCACCCGGACATCGAGATCCCCAACCCGCCGTCGGCGGACATCCACCGCGAGGCAGCGACCAGCGACGACCAGATGAAGCGCCAGGGGACCACTGGTGGGACGGAGTTCATCAACGATAACTTCTCACTGCCCACGCGGTACTTTGACGAGTACCACTTCGAGAGCGCCGCCAACATCGGCGGCGACGCCGTCGAGGAGAAGAAGTACAAGAAAGGCGCCTGCTCGCAGTGTGCCTACGCCTGCAAACTCCCGACAAAGGACGAAGAACGTGGTGTCGAGACCGAGGGGCCGGAGTTCGAGACGGTCTACTCCTTCGGCTCCTGCCAGGGCGTCGGCGACATCGTCGACGTGATGATCTCGAACGAACTCTGTGACGAACTCGGGATGGACACCATCTCCGCCGGTGTCACGATTGCGGCCTACCTCAAGAGCGAAGACGAGTTCGGCAACGCGGAACTGGTCCACGAGACGCTCGAGAAGGTCGCCCGCCGCGAAGGTATTGGCGACCTGCTCGCGGAGGGCGTGGACCGCGCCCACGAGGAACTCGGTGTCGACAACTACTCGGTGAAGGGCATGGAGTTCGCCGCCCACGACGGTCGGATCCTCCACGGCCAAGGGCTCTCCTACGCCGTCGCCAACCGGGGCGGCGACCACATGTATGGCGGGATGCTCGGCCTCGAGTACTCCGGCGAACTCGACCCCGAGGGGACGCTGGGCAAGGCCGGCATCCTCGTCGAGAAGGAGAACCGCAACGTTGTGCGTGACTCCGGGGTCGTCTGTGCGTTCGCGGGCGACTACATTACTGACGACCGTCTCGCGACACTGCTCGAGACCGATTACGAACGCCTGCAGGAGATTGGCGCCGCCGGTATCGTGCGCGAGCGCCACTTCAACAACCAGCGCGGCAAGGACGTCAACGACGACACGCTGCCCTACGAGATCCCGGATCTCGCGGCGGCGGTCCAGGAGTACTACGACGAACGCGGCTGGAACGACGACGGCACGGTTTCGGGCGTCGACTCCGTTGCCCCCGCCTCTGCCAACGACTGAGCCAGTACGAACTCAGCCGCCGTAGACCGACGGGACGATACGTACCACGTCCCCGTCTTCGAGTTCCGTCTCGAGGCCCTCGCGATGCGTGATGTTCTTCTCGTTCAGCGAGACAACTGTCTGTCCCGCGGTTGTTTCCTCGCCCTCGTCGACGAGGCGTCCCTCGAGCTCGGAGTAGGTAGACTCCAGGTCACACAACAGGTCACCTGCGGTTGTTCCCACGGCGTACTCGCCGCCGACGTGTTCCTCTCCGACGTCGTCACGGAACGGCCCGAACAGCCTGCACTCGACATTCATGCCTGTGGGTACCGAGAGTCGAACCAAGTAAACGGCGGTCGAGCGGGGCTGCCCTGTTTAGCCGGTCGTGATGATTTCGACCACGTCCCGGTCCTCGAGCTTGTGGTCGGAGCCGACCTGTCGACCCGAGCGGCAGTCCAGCCCGTGGAGCAGGCCCTCGCCGATGTCGGAGTGGAGTGTGTAGGCGAAGTCTTCGACGGTCGAGTGCTCCGGCAGGACGAAACAGTCTCGGAAGACGCCTTTTTCGTCCG is a window of halophilic archaeon DL31 DNA encoding:
- a CDS encoding thiamineS protein (PFAM: ThiamineS~KEGG: nmg:Nmag_0567 thiamineS protein), with the translated sequence MNVECRLFGPFRDDVGEEHVGGEYAVGTTAGDLLCDLESTYSELEGRLVDEGEETTAGQTVVSLNEKNITHREGLETELEDGDVVRIVPSVYGG
- a CDS encoding cytochrome c oxidase, subunit II (KEGG: hbo:Hbor_15730 cytochrome c oxidase, subunit II~TIGRFAM: Cytochrome c oxidase, subunit II~PFAM: Cytochrome c oxidase subunit II C-terminal) translates to MILDAIAASILQSGIVPTGTRVQVFQEIYWAFLGLGTLVGAVVIGYMLYNGYKYRYQGGEDKDEDRPKLGEIPTGGGKGKKLFTSLTLSAIIVISLIAWTYGTLLYVEAAPEQPDAGVDVHIEGYQFGWDFTYLNNAGNSTGVETTGTLRVPVDTRVNIEVTSRDVSHNFGIPGLKVKTDALPGYTTDTWFEASQTWNYTANCYELCGQGHSYMEATVVVMEQDEYEDWYGSQQNQTSTQNSSAVAAGGA
- a CDS encoding Aldehyde ferredoxin oxidoreductase (PFAM: Aldehyde ferredoxin oxidoreductase, C-terminal; Aldehyde ferredoxin oxidoreductase, N-terminal~KEGG: nmg:Nmag_0565 aldehyde ferredoxin oxidoreductase~SMART: Aldehyde ferredoxin oxidoreductase, N-terminal) codes for the protein MLHAEGPLLTVDVSDRSAERTTIDDILEDTIGGRATATALAHDRIPFDADPFGPENRAYLSTGPLQMSRMSFTGRMNMTGLSPLTDGLVSTNAGGYLSRNFSGAGLSVFEVVGESNELLAIHVTDSDDGPEVRFEEVPELEGARTSAVSEYMDEHHGLGPENCITIGPAGENLIRYASVMTFDSRAFGRGGLGAVLGSKNVKCVTFEGESHPDIEIPNPPSADIHREAATSDDQMKRQGTTGGTEFINDNFSLPTRYFDEYHFESAANIGGDAVEEKKYKKGACSQCAYACKLPTKDEERGVETEGPEFETVYSFGSCQGVGDIVDVMISNELCDELGMDTISAGVTIAAYLKSEDEFGNAELVHETLEKVARREGIGDLLAEGVDRAHEELGVDNYSVKGMEFAAHDGRILHGQGLSYAVANRGGDHMYGGMLGLEYSGELDPEGTLGKAGILVEKENRNVVRDSGVVCAFAGDYITDDRLATLLETDYERLQEIGAAGIVRERHFNNQRGKDVNDDTLPYEIPDLAAAVQEYYDERGWNDDGTVSGVDSVAPASAND